The sequence TACAACAAAGGCCGCATAGCGGGACCGCATCAGGGCTTCTGGTGTCGGCGGCAGCCGGGTTCCGGCATGGAAAGGACCGCAGCATGTGTTGTATGTGGCTGTGGACCCGCAGGGGCATTCAGCCTGATCGGTGATTGGCGCATTCATGATCATCATGCCTTCTTGCGCAGTTGGGTGGATTTTGCTGTGCTAGCCCGTACGGCATCCAGTGCGATGGCATCGGTCACTTCCTTGCTGCCAGAACTGTCGATGCGTGTCCAGCGCACTTCACCCACATTCCATGCCAGCTGTTTGTGCAGAACTTCAACGGTGGCATCAGACGGGGTCCGCTTACGGTTTTCAATGCGGGTTGCGGCGATTTCAGGATCTGCTTCCAGCCACAGGCCGATAAATGGAACCCCAAGCTCGTGGGCCAACTCTTCAATCCGTTCCCGTTCTTCCTGTTTAGCAAAAACGGCGTCGGCAAGGACGGGCAGGCCATCGGCGATAACGCGGCGGCAGTCATCATACAGGGTGTCGTAGGTCTTGCGTGACATTTCCCCGGTATAGGCAGACGGTGGCAGGTGTTCATAAGGGTCGTGGTCAAGGATGCGCTTGCGGATGACATCGGTTCGCAACACGATCCCGCCAAAGGCACCGCCCAGATGCGGGGCAAGGTGACGGGCGCAACGGGATTTTCCGGAGCCGGACAATCCACCGACGGCGATAATCATCGGTGTGGGGCGTTGCAGGGCTTCTAGGGCTTCCTGGTGATAGATGCGTGCCTGTTCCTGCATGGGGGCAGGGTTGCTTTGATGAGGGGCCATGGAGGCCGATATAAAGCTGCGGATCTGGGCCCGGATGGCGATGAACAGGGGAAGGGCGGCCAGACCATCTAAGTCATTGCGCCATTCCAGATAGGCATTGAGCAGGATGGAGGCTTCCGGTTTGTACCCGCAGTGGAGCAGGTCCATCATCAGGAATGCAAGGTCGTACAGAACATCGATGGTCGAAAACAGCTCGTTGAATTCGATGCAGTCAAACAGCATCGGCTTGTTCTCGGACAGGCAGATGTTCCCCAAGTGCAGGTCGCCATGGCAGCGACGGACCTGACCGGAATGGCTGCGCGCATCAAGGAGGGGCGACAGCTGGCGAACCTCTGCCATCAGCTGCCCGAACAGGTCGCTGACGGAATCCGCGTCCAGAACGGGCATCCCGGTTCCGCTCTCACAGTGAGGCGTGGTCGCCTTGTGGTTCCGGTCCAGGATCGACATAACCCCCTTGGAGCCGAATCGGCCCGGGAAAATTTCAGCATTGCTGTGGAACCTGGAAATGGCTTCGGCCATATCCAGCAGCATGTTGTAGGACAGCCCCCCCTCGCGCCGGGCGACGGCAGACAGCAACATGTCTTGGGGGAATCGCCGCATTTCAATGACCCATTCCACGGGTTCCCCAATTCCCCCCAGCATCAGATCCCCGTTGCCGTTGCGGGTGACGGGAACGACATCCAGGTACAGGTCCGGCGCGGTGCGGCGGTTCAGGGATACCTCGGCCTGGCAGGCATCATGACGCATGGCGCAGGTTGCAAAGTCTAAGAAAGGCATGGTTACAGCTTTTTTTACCTTCCAGGCCCGGTCGCCGGACAGGAACACCGTTGATATGTGGGTGTCTATTCTTTCAACCGCCTGTCCATTGTGTGTGGCGGGGTCGGCGAGAAATGCAAGAACGACATCCTGCGGTGACGATATGGTCATCGTGAAGCAATCCGGGGCTGGTCCAGGAAAAGTGTTGCGGACACTAACCGAAACGAACGTGAACGTGAACAAGAAAGCGCATTGTTTTTACAATTATGGTGAAGAATGGGGGAGAACCTTGACGTAAAGGGCTGTTTTCCTGATAGTTGGGCCTCTGTGTGCCTGGATCCGGGCCCCTCTGGCGGTTGAGGCGTCACCGTGATGTCGGATCCCCGTTTCAGTTTGCGCGAACGCGGCGCGCTTGTGTATCCGGAGCGTGTCCATGGATTTGACCGTTTTGGCCTGGGGCGGCTTTGCCGTCTTTGTGCTTGGGCTTCTGGCTCTTGATCTTGGGGTGCTGAACCGCCGGGACGAGGTTGTGTCCCTGCGCCAGTCCCTTTTGATGTGCTTGTTCTATTTTGTGCTGGCGATGAGCTTCGGGGCGGGGGTCTGGTATCTCCGTGGCCCTGTATCCGGGATGGAGTTCCTGACCGGGTATCTGATCGAGCTGAGCCTTTCCATCGACAATAT comes from Haematospirillum jordaniae and encodes:
- a CDS encoding bifunctional aminoglycoside phosphotransferase/ATP-binding protein codes for the protein MTISSPQDVVLAFLADPATHNGQAVERIDTHISTVFLSGDRAWKVKKAVTMPFLDFATCAMRHDACQAEVSLNRRTAPDLYLDVVPVTRNGNGDLMLGGIGEPVEWVIEMRRFPQDMLLSAVARREGGLSYNMLLDMAEAISRFHSNAEIFPGRFGSKGVMSILDRNHKATTPHCESGTGMPVLDADSVSDLFGQLMAEVRQLSPLLDARSHSGQVRRCHGDLHLGNICLSENKPMLFDCIEFNELFSTIDVLYDLAFLMMDLLHCGYKPEASILLNAYLEWRNDLDGLAALPLFIAIRAQIRSFISASMAPHQSNPAPMQEQARIYHQEALEALQRPTPMIIAVGGLSGSGKSRCARHLAPHLGGAFGGIVLRTDVIRKRILDHDPYEHLPPSAYTGEMSRKTYDTLYDDCRRVIADGLPVLADAVFAKQEERERIEELAHELGVPFIGLWLEADPEIAATRIENRKRTPSDATVEVLHKQLAWNVGEVRWTRIDSSGSKEVTDAIALDAVRASTAKSTQLRKKA